Below is a window of Atribacterota bacterium DNA.
TCTTCCGTTTCTTTAGGGTTCATTCCTGCCGCTGGTTCATCAAGTAGAAAAACTAAAGGATTTGCTGCCAGAGCCCGGGCAATTTCTAATTTTCGTTGCATGCCATAGGGTAGGTTCATTGCCAAATTGTTTGCTTCTCGGGCTAGTCCTACTTCTTTAAGGATGCGAAAACTCTCCTCGGTTACTTTGTCCTCGTCACGGCGAAATACAGCCGTGTGGGCAAGGGCATCCCAAAGCCTTGTACTCGTTTGGGTGTGAAAGCCTACTTTCACGTTATCAAGAACAGTCATGTGTTTAAATATGCGAATATTCTGGAATGTGCGGATTACTCCTAATCTGGCTATCCGTTCTGGAGGTAAGTTGGTAATGGATCGTTTTTGAAAGAACACGTCTCCCCTGGTGGCCCTAAGAAAACCAGTGATCACATTAAAGAGCGTAGTCTTACCCGCCCCGTTTGGTCCGATAATACCGCAAATTTCTCTTTCCCATATTTGCATACTCACGTTTTCTAAGGCCCTGAGTCCACCAAAGTGCCGACACAGATCTCTCGTTTCAAGAATAGGAAACATCGACCTCAGACTCCTTGGTAGAAGAAACTTGAGATGATTCCCTTGCGGTTTCTATCTGGCGAAGAAAGACACTTCCAGCAATTCCTTGCGGCCGGAGGTGAATTGTAAGGAGGATAGCCACGCCATATATGATAAGACGGTACTGAGCGATGGTTCGGAACGTTTCAGAAAGGATGGTTAAAAATGTTGCTCCAAGAATTGGTCCAAAGAGTGTCCCCTGACCGCCAAGGAGAACCATGGCTAACATCGAAAATCCTTCATCAAGAGTAAAACTATCGGGACTGATAAAACTGGCGAAAGAAGCATAGAAGCATCCAGCAATACCAGCCCAGAAAGCTCCGTAAGCGA
It encodes the following:
- a CDS encoding ABC transporter ATP-binding protein codes for the protein MFPILETRDLCRHFGGLRALENVSMQIWEREICGIIGPNGAGKTTLFNVITGFLRATRGDVFFQKRSITNLPPERIARLGVIRTFQNIRIFKHMTVLDNVKVGFHTQTSTRLWDALAHTAVFRRDEDKVTEESFRILKEVGLAREANNLAMNLPYGMQRKLEIARALAANPLVFLLDEPAAGMNPKETEDLVSFIRQLNGWGLTIVVIEHDMKLIMNVCHRIIVLNHGKKICEGTPKEVQKDQQVVEAYLGRSSDLT